A window of the Helianthus annuus cultivar XRQ/B chromosome 4, HanXRQr2.0-SUNRISE, whole genome shotgun sequence genome harbors these coding sequences:
- the LOC110938134 gene encoding tyrosine-protein phosphatase DSP1 isoform X1, which produces MKLDHKLHDIEIAQSITDLSSDKLDSNEEELYTPPLNFSMVDNGVFRSGFPDTANFSFIKTLGLRSIVYLCPEPYPDHNVEFLKANRIHLFQFGIEGTKEPFVNIPEITIREALQVVLDVNNHPLLIHCKRGKHRTGCLVGCLRKIERWCLTSIFEEYQRFAAAKARISDQRFMEVFDASGFKDIPTSPCSCIKSDR; this is translated from the exons ATGAAACTAGATCACAAGCTACATGACATCGAAATCGCTCAGTCGATAACGGACCTGTCATCGGATAAGCTTGATTCGAACGAAGAGGAGCTCTACACACCTCCACTCAACTTCTCCATGGTCGATAATGGCGTTTTTCGTTCCGGTTTCCCTGATACTGCTAATTTCTCGTTTATTAAAACACTAGGCTTACGATCTATTGT ATATTTGTGTCCTGAACCGTATCCGGATCATAACGTTGAGTTTTTGAAGGCGAATCGGATTCATCTGTTTCAGTTTGGGATTGAAGGAACTAAG GAACCTTTTGTTAACATACCTGAAATCACAATTCGTGAAGCATTACAAGTTGTTCTGG ATGTAAATAATCACCCGCTGTTGATTCATTGCAAAAGAGGCAAG CATCGAACGGGTTGTCTAGTGGGATGTTTAAGAAAGATTGAAAGATGGTGTTTGACATCAATATTTGAGGAATACCAAAGATTTGCAGCTGCAAAGGCTAGAATTTCAGATCAAAGGTTCATGGAGGTGTTTGATGCTTCTGGATTCAAAGATATACCAACATCTCCATGTTCATGTATTAAGAG TGACAGGTAA
- the LOC110938134 gene encoding tyrosine-protein phosphatase DSP1 isoform X2, giving the protein MKLDHKLHDIEIAQSITDLSSDKLDSNEEELYTPPLNFSMVDNGVFRSGFPDTANFSFIKTLGLRSIVYLCPEPYPDHNVEFLKANRIHLFQFGIEGTKEPFVNIPEITIREALQVVLDVNNHPLLIHCKRGKHRTGCLVGCLRKIERWCLTSIFEEYQRFAAAKARISDQRFMEVFDASGFKDIPTSPCSCIKR; this is encoded by the exons ATGAAACTAGATCACAAGCTACATGACATCGAAATCGCTCAGTCGATAACGGACCTGTCATCGGATAAGCTTGATTCGAACGAAGAGGAGCTCTACACACCTCCACTCAACTTCTCCATGGTCGATAATGGCGTTTTTCGTTCCGGTTTCCCTGATACTGCTAATTTCTCGTTTATTAAAACACTAGGCTTACGATCTATTGT ATATTTGTGTCCTGAACCGTATCCGGATCATAACGTTGAGTTTTTGAAGGCGAATCGGATTCATCTGTTTCAGTTTGGGATTGAAGGAACTAAG GAACCTTTTGTTAACATACCTGAAATCACAATTCGTGAAGCATTACAAGTTGTTCTGG ATGTAAATAATCACCCGCTGTTGATTCATTGCAAAAGAGGCAAG CATCGAACGGGTTGTCTAGTGGGATGTTTAAGAAAGATTGAAAGATGGTGTTTGACATCAATATTTGAGGAATACCAAAGATTTGCAGCTGCAAAGGCTAGAATTTCAGATCAAAGGTTCATGGAGGTGTTTGATGCTTCTGGATTCAAAGATATACCAACATCTCCATGTTCATGTATTAAGAG GTAA